A single window of Culicoides brevitarsis isolate CSIRO-B50_1 chromosome 3, AGI_CSIRO_Cbre_v1, whole genome shotgun sequence DNA harbors:
- the LOC134834206 gene encoding probable cytochrome P450 28d1, which yields MFLSLYLIFTAIFLLYKYLKSPYETWKNRGIVSPSPKFLQGNFKSIFGRKYNVMEDLKAIYDKYRGKEPIVGIYLLRHPQLMVLEPEIVKDILVKHQRKFGENFFANLMSHHDKIFSPNLFFMHSKEWKEKRQELSPGFGVNKIKPQFNNLLKIGDSFCDYIKKSSSKSISFDVKSLAIRYTAEISSSIVFGIKANSFEETDPPIMVVSTDLIPFADKILRYFQLIYSFPVLLRFWKFRLSGMTVQNFFENLTVDVLKMRANAEPRNDYVDHVMQLMRKKGLSEKDMAGDFINQFLDAFETTSVFLTYVLYEIARNKEVQDRLRAEVSEAELDIDSIESLQYLDQVVFESLRLHPVLVNLVKVCTETYVSESHSVKILPGDVVNIPIHCLQRDPLTYEEPEKFNPDRFDGGGVKKYRQMCALLPFGEGPRQCLGMRYSLIEVKIAVIAILKNFEMSLTKPDTKMELIPDCLMYLSMPCPFSIDFRPF from the exons ATGTTTTTgtcactttatttaatttttacggcGATCTTTTTGCTTTACAAGTATTTGAAATCGCCTTATGAGACATGGAAAAATCGCGGGATTGTTTCTCCAAGTCCGAAATTTTTGCAAGGAAATTTCAAATCGATTTTCGGAAGGAAATATAACGTCATGGAAGACTTGAAAGCAATTTATGA CAAATATCGTGGCAAGGAACCAATTGTCGGGATTTATCTCTTGCGACATCCACAGTTGATGGTACTTGAGCCAGAAATCGTCAAAGATATTCTTGTGAAGCATCAACGGAAGTTTGGAGAGAATTTCTTTGCGAATCTT atGAGTCAccatgacaaaattttcagtccaaacttattttttatgcattccAAGGAGTGGAAAGAGAAGCGACAGGAATTAAGTCCCGGTTTTGGAGTAAACAAA aTAAAGCCCCAGTTcaataacttattaaaaattggagATTCCTTCTGTGATTACATCAAAAAGTCATCCTCAAAGTCAATTTCTTTCGATGTGAAGTCCTTAGCGATCCGTTATACTGCTGAAATTTCGTCTTCAATCGTGTTCGGGATCAAAGCCAATTCTTTTGAGGAAACTGACCCACCGATAATGGTTGTTTCGACCGATTTGATCCCCTTTGCGGATAAAATTCTTCGttattttcaactaatttacTCATTTCCCGTCCTTTTGCGGTTCTGGAAGTTTCGTTTGAGTGGCATGACGGTACAAAATTTCTTCGAGAACCTCACAGTTGATGTTTTGAAAATGAGAGCGAATGCGGAACCGCGTAACGATTATGTTGACCACGTGATGCAACTTATGCGGAAAAAGGGTTTGAGCGAAAAAGACATGGCAGGCGATTTTatcaaccaatttttggaTGCTTTTGAAACGACAAGTGTTTTTTTGACATATGTCCTGTACGAAATTGCCAGAAATAAGGAAGTTCAAGACAGATTGAGAGCTGAAGTGTCGGAAGCTGAGTTGGATATCGATTCTATCGAATCTTTGCAATATTTGGACCAAGTGGTGTTTGAATCGCTGCGACTTCATCCGGTTTTAGTGAATTTGGTGAAGGTTTGTACGGAAACTTATGTCTCCGAGAGTCATTCGGTGAAAATTTTGCCGGGAGATGTCGTCAATATTCCAATTCATTGCCTTCAACGGGATCCCCTGACGTATGAAGAGCCAGAAAAATTCAATCCTGATCGATTTGATGGCGGCGGGGTGAAGAAATATCGTCAAATGTGCGCTTTATTGCCTTTTGGCGAGGGACCACGACAATGTTTGGGCATGCGGTACTCCCTGATCGAAGTAAAAATTGCCGTTATCGCAATTCTGAAGAACTTTGAGATGTCACTCACGAAGCCAGACACAAAAATGGAGCTAATTCCCGATTGTTTGATGTACTTATCGATGCCGTGCCCATTTTCGATTGATTTTCGACCATTCTAA
- the LOC134833399 gene encoding estradiol 17-beta-dehydrogenase 8-like, with amino-acid sequence MVFGTLALVTGAGSGIGRAVCRLLSKQGATIIAADRKLGDAEDTVNSLKSTDAIALPVDVARSISVIQLLDATVNKYKRPPTVVVNSAGIIRDQYLMKMSEPDFDVVMDVNLKGTFLMMQYFARAMVDYKLQGSIVNLSSSVTKTGPIGQSNYAASKAGVEALTRVGAKEFAKFNIRCNVVIPGFIDTPIIRDAPEEAKKAFLEHCALKRFGTPEEVAEVIAFIVSDKASYINGASIEVNGG; translated from the exons atggtgTTTGGAACTCTAGCGTTAGTAACTGGAGCTGGGAGTGGAATTGGTCGTGCAGTATGccg ATTATTATCGAAACAAGGCGCAACCATTATCGCGGCAGATCGCAAACTCGGCGATGCTGAGGACACAGTAAATTCGCTCAAAAGTACGGATGCCATTGCCTTGCCCGTGGATGTCGCGCGGAGTATTTCCGTCATACAATTACTCGATGCAACAGTTAATAAGTACAAGCGCCCCCCGACTGTGGTTGTTAATTCAGCCGGCATCATCCGAGATCagtatttgatgaaaatgagTGAACCGGATTTCGATGTTGTCATGGATGTCAATTTGAAAGGCACTTTTTTGATGATGCAGTATTTCGCGAGAGCTATGGTCGATTATAAGTTGCAAGGGTCAATTGTGAATTTGTCGTCGAGTGTTACGAAAACTGGACCGATTGGGCAGTCGAATTATGC CGCATCCAAAGCCGGCGTCGAAGCTCTAACCCGTGTCGGCGCAAAAGAATTTGCCAAATTCAATATTCGCTGCAACGTAGTGATCCCCGGATTTATCGATACCCCCATCATTCGCGATGCCCCCGAAGAAGCCAAAAAGGCATTCTTAGAACATTGCGCCCTAAAACGCTTCGGAACACCCGAAGAAGTCGCCGAAGTAATTGCATTTATCGTGTCTGACAAAGCCAGTTACATAAATGGAGCAAGCATCGAGGTCAATGgtggctaa